From Paraburkholderia flava, a single genomic window includes:
- a CDS encoding type II toxin-antitoxin system HipA family toxin, whose protein sequence is MDCTLQIFLDARWVDCAQIERSGGLYQWNFQVMYAVEHTDAPLSLAEPVDMDIRAARTMPAFLYDLVPQGAGRQFLLGELQLADGPDADFALIRAGAFNPIGRIRVAEAVDYFTAYVAQHPDARGRPGLTIDDVIGRSAEFAEQMRLHGMLGTGTTGVQGAAPKYLLTRDHAGLLHGDAALPDADATQHLIAKLPRGKSAADQKVLRNEAAYMRVAAALGIRTHADLPTLHGDVLLIPRFDRIARDGKVVRLHQESVASILRLPGFDQRPSLFEVVAGIRHVVTDPAAETLEFIKRDVLNLAMRNTDNHARNTAVQLIDHKVQLTPLFDFAPMYLDPEGVARTLRWYHPDTRIELTDWRDVLAALPVPDNERRTLALELNQFGTQIERLPDIMKEHGVDHDIIEFLTRSIDAQVRQLQAL, encoded by the coding sequence ATGGATTGCACCCTACAGATATTTCTGGACGCTCGCTGGGTCGACTGCGCCCAGATTGAACGCAGCGGTGGACTTTACCAGTGGAATTTCCAGGTGATGTATGCGGTCGAGCATACGGACGCCCCGCTGTCACTGGCTGAGCCGGTCGATATGGACATCCGCGCGGCGCGTACCATGCCGGCCTTTCTCTACGATCTCGTTCCGCAGGGGGCGGGTCGTCAATTCCTGCTGGGCGAATTGCAATTAGCGGACGGTCCTGACGCGGACTTCGCACTGATCCGCGCGGGCGCGTTCAATCCGATCGGCCGCATCCGGGTTGCCGAGGCGGTCGACTACTTCACCGCATACGTCGCGCAGCATCCGGATGCGCGCGGCCGACCCGGTCTGACAATCGACGACGTCATCGGGCGCAGCGCGGAATTCGCGGAACAGATGCGCTTGCATGGGATGCTAGGCACCGGCACCACGGGCGTTCAAGGTGCCGCACCGAAGTATCTGCTGACGCGAGATCATGCCGGCCTGCTGCATGGTGATGCAGCGCTGCCCGATGCCGATGCCACGCAGCACCTGATCGCGAAATTGCCGCGAGGCAAGAGCGCAGCCGACCAGAAGGTTCTGCGCAATGAAGCGGCGTATATGCGGGTAGCCGCCGCGCTCGGTATTCGCACGCATGCCGATTTACCGACTCTCCACGGAGACGTGCTGCTGATTCCGCGCTTTGACCGGATCGCGCGCGACGGGAAAGTCGTACGCCTTCATCAGGAAAGCGTGGCGTCGATTCTGCGGCTGCCCGGCTTCGATCAGCGTCCGAGCCTGTTCGAGGTGGTCGCCGGCATCCGCCATGTCGTGACCGATCCGGCAGCCGAAACGCTCGAATTCATCAAACGCGATGTGCTCAATCTCGCGATGCGCAACACGGACAATCACGCGCGCAATACGGCCGTGCAGTTAATCGACCACAAGGTCCAGCTCACGCCGCTATTCGACTTCGCGCCGATGTACCTCGACCCCGAAGGCGTGGCCCGCACGCTCAGGTGGTATCACCCCGATACCCGGATCGAGCTGACGGACTGGAGGGATGTGCTCGCAGCGCTACCTGTACCGGATAACGAGCGACGGACGCTCGCTCTCGAATTGAATCAATTTGGCACGCAGATCGAACGCCTGCCCGACATCATGAAAGAGCACGGCGTCGATCACGACATCATCGAGTTCCTGACACGGTCCATCGATGCGCAGGTCCGACAACTGCAAGCCCTTTAA
- a CDS encoding ABC transporter substrate-binding protein → MRFTLPAAVLATMLAVTPALANAKPLTVCTESSPDGFDVVQFNSLVTTNASADVIFNSLVSYDEAAKKVVPALADKWDVSADGLTYTFHLRPDVKFQTTDYFKPTRALDADDVVFTFSRMLDDSNPWHKVAGASGFPHAQSMGLVKLIKSITKVDDNTVKFELNEPNATFVSILTMGFASIYSAEYADQLLKAGKQVDLNSKPIGTGPFVLKSYTKDAVIRYDVNPTYWGPKPKIDRLIYAITPDATVRAQKVKAGECQIALSPKPQDVADAKNDKSLKIEQTPAFMTAFVALNTQKKPLDNPKVREALNMAFDRTSYLKAVFDNTATPATNPYPPNTWSYDKAIQPWPYDPTKAKQLLADAGLPNGFSTTIWVRPNGSVLNPSPKAGAEMLQADFAKIGVKAEVKVIEWGELIKQAKQGQHDALFMGWAGDNGDPDNYLSPLFSCNAVKSGINFARYCDPQLDKLIADGKETADQAKRTKAYEAAQKIIHDQALWIPLGYPTAAAITRTNVSGYHVSPFGRQNFGAVSVQ, encoded by the coding sequence ATGCGCTTCACTCTGCCCGCCGCCGTGCTGGCCACCATGCTCGCCGTCACCCCTGCGCTCGCCAACGCGAAGCCGCTGACGGTCTGCACGGAATCGAGTCCGGACGGCTTCGACGTCGTCCAGTTCAACTCGCTGGTGACGACCAACGCATCGGCCGACGTGATCTTCAACTCGCTCGTCTCGTACGACGAGGCCGCGAAGAAAGTCGTGCCCGCGCTCGCGGACAAGTGGGACGTGAGCGCCGACGGCCTCACGTACACGTTCCATCTGCGGCCCGACGTGAAGTTCCAGACCACCGACTACTTCAAGCCCACGCGCGCGCTGGACGCCGACGACGTCGTGTTCACCTTCAGCCGGATGCTCGACGACAGCAATCCCTGGCACAAGGTCGCGGGCGCGAGCGGCTTTCCGCATGCGCAGTCGATGGGTCTCGTGAAGCTGATCAAGTCGATCACGAAGGTCGACGACAACACCGTCAAGTTCGAGCTGAACGAGCCGAACGCGACCTTCGTGTCGATCCTGACGATGGGTTTCGCGTCGATCTATTCGGCCGAATACGCGGACCAGTTGCTCAAAGCCGGCAAGCAGGTCGACCTGAATTCGAAGCCGATCGGCACCGGCCCGTTCGTGCTGAAGAGCTACACGAAGGACGCGGTCATCCGTTACGACGTGAACCCGACGTACTGGGGGCCGAAGCCGAAGATCGATCGCCTGATCTACGCAATCACGCCCGATGCCACGGTGCGCGCGCAGAAGGTGAAGGCAGGCGAATGCCAGATCGCGCTGTCGCCGAAGCCGCAGGACGTCGCCGACGCGAAGAACGACAAGTCGTTGAAGATCGAACAGACGCCCGCGTTCATGACGGCGTTCGTCGCGTTGAACACGCAGAAGAAGCCGCTCGACAACCCGAAGGTCCGTGAAGCGCTGAACATGGCGTTCGATCGCACGTCGTACTTGAAGGCCGTGTTCGACAACACCGCGACGCCCGCGACCAATCCGTACCCGCCGAACACGTGGAGCTACGACAAGGCAATCCAGCCGTGGCCGTACGACCCGACGAAGGCAAAACAACTGCTCGCCGATGCCGGTCTGCCGAACGGCTTCTCGACGACGATCTGGGTGCGCCCGAACGGCAGCGTGCTGAACCCGAGTCCGAAGGCCGGCGCGGAAATGCTGCAGGCCGACTTCGCGAAGATAGGTGTGAAGGCGGAGGTGAAGGTGATCGAGTGGGGCGAGCTGATCAAGCAGGCGAAGCAGGGACAGCACGATGCGCTGTTCATGGGCTGGGCCGGCGACAACGGCGATCCGGATAACTATCTGTCGCCGCTGTTCAGCTGCAACGCGGTGAAGTCGGGTATCAACTTCGCGCGCTACTGCGACCCGCAACTCGACAAGCTGATTGCCGACGGCAAGGAGACTGCCGATCAGGCGAAGCGCACGAAGGCGTATGAGGCCGCGCAGAAGATCATCCACGATCAGGCGCTGTGGATTCCGCTCGGTTATCCGACGGCGGCGGCGATTACGCGGACGAACGTCAGCGGTTATCACGTGAGTCCGTTTGGGCGGCAGAATTTTGGGGCGGTTAGCGTGCAGTGA
- the aceK gene encoding bifunctional isocitrate dehydrogenase kinase/phosphatase: MNHFPKLLSSQIGFDVAQTMLEGFDRHYRIFREAAVHAKTLFEAADWHALQRLARERITSYDERVKECVELLEDEYDAENIDDEVWQQIKLHYIGLLTTHRQPECAETFFNSVCCQILHRSYFNNDFIFVRPAISTDYIENDEPAAKPTYRAYYPGKDGLEATLERIVTNFQLEPAFEDLPRDVGCVMQSIRDSFGEFDAAANFQIHVLSSLFYRNKAAYIIGRIINGDAVLPFAVPIHHVSPGVLTLDTVLLRREQLLIIFSFSHSYFLVDMEVPSACVEFLGSIMPGKPKAEIYTSVGLQKQGKNLFYRDLLRHLSHSSDQFIIAPGIKGLVMLVFTLPSFPYVFKLIKDNFPPPKETTREKIQQKYQLVKRHDRLGRMADTLEYSSVALPLSRLDDALVRELQKEAPSMIEYEGDNLVIRHLYIERRMVPLNLFLQNGSDEDVEHGIKEYGDAVKELMQANIFPGDMLYKNFGVTRHGRVVFYDYDEIEYLTDCNVRAVPAPRNEEDEMSGEPWYSVGPHDIFPETYDTFLLGDPRVRQYFLKHHADFFTPGLWQRHKEHLMKGELPDFFPYDRGIRFRVRYPERFVAAAAATTETARAA; this comes from the coding sequence ATGAATCACTTTCCTAAACTGCTGTCGTCGCAGATCGGTTTCGACGTCGCGCAGACGATGCTCGAAGGATTCGACCGTCACTACCGGATCTTTCGCGAAGCCGCGGTCCACGCGAAGACGCTGTTCGAAGCAGCGGACTGGCACGCGCTGCAGCGGCTCGCGCGCGAACGCATCACGTCGTACGACGAGCGCGTGAAGGAATGCGTTGAACTGCTCGAAGACGAATACGACGCCGAGAACATCGACGACGAAGTCTGGCAGCAGATCAAGCTGCATTACATCGGCCTGCTGACCACGCACCGTCAACCCGAGTGCGCGGAAACGTTTTTCAATTCGGTGTGCTGCCAGATCCTGCATCGCTCGTACTTCAACAACGATTTCATCTTCGTGCGGCCGGCGATCTCGACCGACTACATCGAGAACGACGAGCCCGCCGCGAAGCCGACGTATCGCGCGTACTACCCCGGCAAGGACGGTCTCGAAGCAACGCTCGAGCGGATCGTCACGAACTTCCAGCTCGAACCGGCGTTCGAGGATCTGCCGCGCGACGTCGGCTGCGTGATGCAGTCGATCCGCGATTCGTTCGGCGAATTCGACGCAGCGGCCAACTTCCAGATTCATGTGCTGTCGTCGCTGTTCTACCGGAACAAGGCGGCGTACATCATCGGGCGGATCATCAACGGCGATGCGGTGCTGCCGTTCGCGGTGCCGATCCATCACGTGTCGCCGGGCGTGCTTACGCTCGATACCGTGCTGCTCCGTCGCGAGCAACTGCTGATCATCTTCAGCTTCTCGCATTCGTATTTTCTGGTCGACATGGAAGTGCCGTCCGCGTGCGTCGAGTTTCTCGGCTCGATCATGCCGGGCAAGCCGAAGGCGGAAATCTATACGTCGGTGGGTTTGCAGAAGCAGGGCAAGAATCTGTTTTACCGCGACCTGCTGCGTCATCTGTCGCATTCGAGCGATCAGTTCATCATCGCGCCCGGCATCAAGGGCCTCGTGATGCTGGTGTTCACGCTGCCGTCGTTTCCGTACGTGTTCAAGCTGATCAAGGACAACTTCCCGCCACCGAAAGAAACCACGCGCGAGAAGATTCAGCAGAAGTATCAACTGGTGAAGCGGCACGATCGTCTGGGACGGATGGCCGACACGCTCGAATATTCGAGCGTCGCGCTGCCACTGTCGCGGCTCGACGATGCGCTCGTGCGCGAACTGCAGAAAGAAGCGCCGTCGATGATCGAATACGAGGGCGACAACCTCGTGATCCGCCATCTGTACATCGAGCGCCGCATGGTGCCGCTCAACCTCTTCCTGCAAAACGGCAGCGATGAGGACGTCGAGCACGGCATCAAGGAATACGGCGACGCGGTGAAGGAACTGATGCAGGCGAACATCTTCCCCGGCGACATGCTGTACAAGAATTTCGGCGTCACGCGTCATGGCCGCGTGGTGTTCTACGACTACGACGAAATCGAATACCTGACCGACTGCAACGTGCGCGCGGTGCCGGCGCCGCGCAACGAGGAAGACGAGATGTCGGGCGAGCCGTGGTATTCGGTCGGCCCGCACGATATTTTTCCGGAAACCTACGACACGTTCCTGCTCGGCGATCCACGCGTGCGTCAGTATTTCCTGAAGCATCACGCGGATTTCTTCACGCCGGGACTGTGGCAACGGCACAAGGAGCATCTGATGAAAGGCGAACTGCCCGACTTCTTTCCGTACGATCGCGGCATCCGCTTCCGGGTCCGCTATCCGGAGCGTTTCGTCGCAGCGGCCGCAGCGACGACAGAAACGGCGCGCGCCGCCTGA
- a CDS encoding MerR family transcriptional regulator yields MNTQYTITELAREFDVTPRAIRFYEDQGLLSPSREGSSGLRRVYSGRDRTRLKLTLRGKRLGFTLSEIRDLLDLYESPTDTVPQLHAFLATVARHREVLERQREDLNATLEDLAQYEAQARGMLEGGRSGDASRNAEPGTTTRTARERA; encoded by the coding sequence ATGAATACCCAGTACACGATCACCGAGCTCGCACGCGAATTCGACGTGACGCCGCGCGCGATCCGCTTCTACGAAGACCAGGGTTTACTCTCGCCGAGCCGCGAGGGATCGAGTGGTCTGCGCCGCGTCTATTCGGGCCGCGACCGCACGCGATTGAAGCTGACGCTGCGCGGCAAGCGGCTCGGCTTCACGCTGTCGGAAATTCGCGATCTGCTCGACCTGTACGAATCGCCGACCGACACCGTGCCGCAACTGCACGCGTTTCTCGCGACGGTCGCGCGACACCGCGAGGTGCTGGAGCGCCAGCGCGAAGACCTGAACGCGACGCTCGAAGATCTCGCGCAATACGAAGCGCAGGCGCGCGGGATGCTGGAAGGCGGTCGCAGCGGCGATGCTTCGCGGAACGCGGAGCCGGGCACGACGACCAGAACCGCACGGGAACGCGCATGA
- a CDS encoding thiol:disulfide interchange protein DsbA/DsbL produces the protein MKKLFSILFVSLGIVAGAAHASPSAPVSGKDYTVLATPQPTEVPAGKIEVTEFFWYGCPHCNEFDPFLEAWIKKQGPDVVFKRVPVAFRDDFIPHSKLYHAIDALGLAQQLTPTIFNEIHVNKDYLLTPEAQAKFLATKGVDPKKFMDAYNSFSTQTALARDKKLLDDYKIDGVPTLAVQGKYETGPAATNSLPGTLQVLDYLVSQVRAKKM, from the coding sequence ATGAAAAAACTGTTCAGCATTCTTTTCGTCTCTCTCGGTATCGTCGCGGGTGCCGCGCACGCTTCGCCGTCCGCGCCGGTTTCCGGCAAGGACTACACCGTGCTCGCCACGCCGCAGCCCACCGAAGTGCCGGCCGGCAAGATCGAAGTCACCGAATTCTTCTGGTACGGCTGCCCGCATTGCAACGAGTTCGACCCGTTCCTCGAAGCGTGGATCAAGAAGCAGGGTCCGGACGTCGTGTTCAAGCGCGTGCCGGTCGCGTTCCGCGACGACTTCATCCCGCATTCGAAGCTGTATCACGCAATCGACGCACTCGGTCTCGCGCAACAACTCACGCCGACGATCTTCAACGAGATCCACGTGAACAAGGACTACCTGCTGACGCCGGAAGCCCAGGCCAAATTCCTCGCCACCAAGGGCGTCGATCCGAAGAAGTTCATGGACGCGTACAACTCGTTCTCGACTCAGACGGCGCTTGCACGCGACAAGAAACTGCTCGACGACTACAAGATCGACGGCGTGCCGACGCTCGCGGTTCAGGGCAAGTATGAAACCGGCCCGGCCGCGACGAACAGCCTGCCGGGCACGCTCCAGGTGCTCGACTACCTGGTGTCGCAGGTCCGCGCGAAGAAGATGTAA
- a CDS encoding helix-turn-helix domain-containing protein, whose product MPRRNPLTRDEQNTLRRAFYESVEQGNMSIPEAMKAMRRMTGLTQDEFAAHRGVSRRVIQDIERGTGNPTVDSLNSIAKLFGLQVGFVPIRRKEAAPETST is encoded by the coding sequence ATGCCGCGCCGGAATCCACTCACCCGCGACGAGCAGAACACGCTGCGCCGCGCATTCTATGAAAGCGTCGAACAGGGCAACATGAGCATTCCCGAAGCGATGAAAGCGATGCGCAGGATGACGGGTCTCACGCAGGATGAATTCGCCGCGCACCGGGGTGTGAGCCGCCGCGTCATCCAGGACATCGAGCGCGGAACCGGCAATCCGACTGTCGACTCGCTCAACAGCATTGCGAAGCTATTCGGTCTGCAGGTCGGCTTCGTTCCGATCAGGCGGAAAGAGGCTGCGCCAGAGACCTCGACCTGA
- a CDS encoding MBL fold metallo-hydrolase, translating to MNALEHQLDYPFGDTLPEPGHAYEVAPGVRWLRMPLPFALDHINLWLLRDEIDGQAGWTAVDCGIASDTIKANWEQVFDTELEGLPILRVIVTHCHPDHLGLAHWLCEGGDKQRWNVRLWISLGEYMLGRVMAAGDGSNAGGEGAARHFARHGLTDAASLDALRNRKSYYANLVPSVPSQYRRMREGDALAIGGRTWRVVTGFGHSPEHCALHCEEAGVLISGDMVLPRISTNVSVFDIEPEGNPLALYLESLGRYEAMPADTLALPSHGKPFRGVHTRIAQLRAHHDARLAEVREACAAKPHSASDIVPLMFKRELDIHQMTFAMGEALAHLHLLWLAGELKRTQDEDGVIRFTA from the coding sequence ATGAACGCGCTGGAACACCAACTCGACTATCCGTTCGGCGACACACTGCCCGAGCCGGGCCATGCATACGAAGTCGCGCCCGGCGTGCGATGGCTGCGGATGCCGCTGCCGTTCGCGCTCGATCACATCAATCTCTGGCTGCTGCGCGACGAGATCGACGGACAGGCGGGCTGGACTGCGGTCGATTGCGGGATCGCGTCGGACACGATCAAGGCGAACTGGGAGCAGGTGTTCGACACGGAGCTGGAAGGTCTGCCGATCCTGCGCGTGATCGTTACGCACTGCCATCCCGATCATCTGGGCCTCGCGCACTGGCTATGCGAAGGCGGCGACAAACAACGCTGGAACGTGCGGCTGTGGATCTCGCTCGGCGAGTACATGCTCGGCCGCGTGATGGCCGCAGGCGATGGCTCGAACGCAGGCGGCGAGGGCGCCGCGCGCCACTTCGCTCGGCATGGTCTCACCGATGCCGCGTCGCTCGACGCGCTGCGCAACCGCAAGAGCTATTACGCGAATCTCGTGCCGTCGGTGCCGTCGCAATATCGACGGATGCGCGAGGGCGATGCGCTCGCGATCGGCGGTCGGACGTGGCGCGTCGTGACCGGTTTCGGTCACTCGCCGGAACACTGCGCGTTGCATTGCGAGGAAGCCGGCGTGCTGATTTCCGGCGACATGGTGCTGCCGCGTATCTCGACCAACGTGTCGGTGTTCGACATCGAGCCCGAAGGTAATCCGCTCGCGCTGTATCTGGAGTCGTTGGGCCGCTATGAAGCGATGCCCGCCGACACGCTCGCGTTGCCGTCGCACGGCAAACCGTTTCGCGGCGTGCACACGCGCATTGCGCAGCTACGCGCGCATCACGACGCGCGGCTCGCCGAAGTGCGCGAAGCATGCGCCGCGAAACCGCATAGCGCGTCGGACATCGTGCCACTGATGTTCAAGCGCGAACTCGATATCCATCAGATGACGTTCGCGATGGGCGAAGCGCTCGCGCATTTGCATTTGCTGTGGCTCGCGGGGGAGTTGAAGCGGACGCAGGATGAGGATGGGGTGATCCGTTTTACGGCGTGA
- a CDS encoding SDR family oxidoreductase: protein MTTPLKVFITGASSGIGLALAAEYARRGAILGLVARRADALSAFQQAHPDATVSIYPADVRDAETLDDAAQQFIGQYGCPDIVIANAGVSRGAVTGRGDLRAFREVMDINYYGMIATFEPFAAAMIAARTGTLVGVASVAGVRGLPGSGAYSASKAAALRYLESLRVEMRPHDVAVVTIAPGYIRTPMTEHNPYRMPFLMDADRFASKVADAVARKVSFAVFPWQMRVVAMLLHAAPRWLYDRAFERAPRKPRVDD, encoded by the coding sequence ATGACTACGCCGCTGAAAGTCTTCATTACCGGCGCCTCGAGCGGTATCGGTCTAGCGCTCGCCGCCGAATATGCGCGGCGCGGCGCGATCCTCGGCCTCGTCGCCCGCCGCGCCGACGCCCTCTCCGCTTTCCAGCAAGCCCATCCCGACGCCACCGTCTCGATCTATCCCGCCGACGTGCGCGATGCCGAGACGCTCGACGATGCGGCTCAACAGTTCATCGGCCAGTACGGCTGTCCCGACATCGTGATCGCGAACGCGGGCGTGAGTCGCGGCGCGGTCACCGGCCGCGGCGACCTGCGCGCGTTCCGCGAGGTGATGGACATCAACTACTACGGGATGATCGCGACGTTCGAGCCGTTCGCCGCCGCGATGATCGCCGCGCGCACCGGCACGCTGGTCGGCGTCGCGAGCGTGGCCGGCGTGCGTGGTTTGCCTGGCTCCGGCGCGTACAGCGCGTCGAAGGCGGCGGCGCTGCGCTATCTCGAATCGCTGCGCGTCGAGATGCGCCCGCACGACGTCGCCGTCGTGACGATCGCGCCGGGTTACATCCGCACGCCGATGACCGAACACAACCCGTACCGGATGCCGTTCCTGATGGACGCCGATCGCTTCGCTTCGAAAGTGGCCGATGCAGTCGCGCGCAAGGTGTCGTTCGCGGTGTTCCCGTGGCAGATGCGGGTCGTCGCGATGCTGCTGCATGCGGCGCCGCGCTGGCTTTATGACCGGGCGTTCGAGAGGGCACCGCGCAAGCCGCGTGTTGACGACTGA
- a CDS encoding SPOR domain-containing protein: MAKPRRTSKQSKQTGGTFLGIVLGLIVGLAIAVVVALYITRAPTPFVAKVAPPSASDASASQPQYDPNRPLQGKTPGVAVPQAAQPSPPNTAPGQSTNQTQSSGMLEEPQIVEVPPSNQNGTAVGSKPADNTTPPKKPQGASTPATGSATTNAKPGSTPSTTTAAKPGASATPGDANTGYFLQVGAYKTSADAEQQRARLAFQGFESKVTQRDAGGVTYYRVRIGPFSKFEDMNSSRQRLSDAGVDTAVIRFSKQ, from the coding sequence ATGGCAAAACCGCGCCGCACTTCGAAGCAGTCGAAACAAACCGGGGGCACTTTTCTCGGTATCGTGCTGGGCCTGATCGTCGGCCTGGCGATCGCGGTAGTGGTGGCGCTCTATATCACGCGCGCGCCGACGCCTTTCGTCGCGAAGGTCGCACCGCCGTCGGCTTCCGACGCCAGCGCGAGCCAGCCGCAATACGACCCGAACCGTCCGTTGCAGGGCAAGACGCCTGGCGTCGCCGTGCCGCAGGCCGCGCAGCCCTCGCCGCCGAATACCGCGCCGGGCCAGTCGACCAACCAGACGCAGTCGTCGGGCATGCTCGAAGAACCGCAGATCGTCGAAGTGCCGCCGTCGAACCAGAACGGCACCGCAGTCGGCTCGAAGCCTGCAGACAACACCACGCCGCCGAAGAAGCCGCAAGGCGCGTCCACGCCCGCTACGGGTAGCGCCACGACCAACGCGAAGCCAGGCTCGACGCCGTCGACCACGACCGCCGCGAAGCCGGGTGCATCGGCTACCCCCGGCGATGCGAACACCGGCTACTTCCTGCAGGTCGGTGCGTACAAGACGTCCGCCGATGCAGAACAGCAGCGTGCACGGCTCGCGTTCCAGGGTTTCGAGTCGAAGGTGACGCAGCGCGATGCGGGCGGTGTGACGTACTATCGCGTGCGCATCGGGCCGTTCTCGAAGTTCGAGGACATGAATTCGTCGCGTCAGCGGTTGTCGGACGCAGGCGTCGATACCGCAGTAATCCGTTTCAGTAAACAGTAA